The Kutzneria kofuensis nucleotide sequence GACCGTGCTGGCGGATTCGCCGACCGTGCTCGACGCGTTGCCCACGGAGCTGGTCGAGCGGTTCGAGTGGGAGGGCTGGCTGCTCACCCGCAACTACAACGACGAGATCGGCGCGTCCCTGACGCAGGCCTTCGGCACCGACGACCGGATGGCCGTCGAGGACTACTGCCGCGCCAACGCGATCGAGTTCGAGTGGCAGTCCGACGGTGGCCTGCGCACCTGGCAGCGCCGCAGTGCGGTGGTGCGGCATCCGGTGACCGGCCGGCGCTGCTGGTTCAACCAGATCGCCTTCCTCAACGAGTGGACGCTGGCCCCCGAGGTGCGGGAGTACCTGGTGGACGTCTACGGCGCCGACGGGTTGCCGTTCACCACGCGCTTCGGCGACGGCGACCCGATCGGCGAGGACGTCATCCAGCTGCTCAACGACGTCTACCAGGTCAACACCGTCCGCGAGCCGTGGCAGGCGGGTGACCTGATGCTCGTCGACAACATCCGCACCGCGCACGGCCGGGAGCCCTTCGAGGGATCACGCGAGGTGCTCGTCGCGCTGGCCGACGCGGTGCGCCTGGTCGACTGCTCGCCGACCGTCGAGGTGGCCGACCGATGAGCGCCATTCGTTCCACAGAAACGGGATCCGGTCTCGTACCGTCGTTCGCGGTGATCTCCGGCGCTCAGGTCCGGCAGGCGCTGCGGGGTCGCGAGAAGCAGATCGTGGAGTTGGTCGAGGCCGCCTACCGGTCGCAC carries:
- a CDS encoding TauD/TfdA family dioxygenase produces the protein MSSSSPAALLDVDLRPGAPPMLRVEAAGDAPSWAAEHRDALRATVAEHGSVLVRGLSLRDEAEIAAVFQRLATGLMVERESFASRRNHCDGVYSASKWPPNQQMCMHHEMSYTLDFPALMLFACLRAPAGGGATVLADSPTVLDALPTELVERFEWEGWLLTRNYNDEIGASLTQAFGTDDRMAVEDYCRANAIEFEWQSDGGLRTWQRRSAVVRHPVTGRRCWFNQIAFLNEWTLAPEVREYLVDVYGADGLPFTTRFGDGDPIGEDVIQLLNDVYQVNTVREPWQAGDLMLVDNIRTAHGREPFEGSREVLVALADAVRLVDCSPTVEVADR